From one Longimicrobium sp. genomic stretch:
- a CDS encoding alpha/beta hydrolase gives MTPGDAAVAWSRERWVRVGEYDVRYREAGEGPPVVLVHGLGLSADFWWKNGPPLAVEGFRVLAPDLPGFGKTEGPAYLPVEAQAAWTARFADALALGPAAYVGHSVSAQAMLQLAADEPERVAALVLAAPTGDPAPLRRTRQALGFVTDAVFEPVGLVPAVGEPYFRAGIPRWLRTWASAGGHDTLGAARRAKAPGIVILGKHDPVVRRGFARELAEALPGGRCIELERGAHAVVFDAPEDFNREVVAFLREVLASR, from the coding sequence GTGACGCCGGGGGATGCGGCCGTCGCGTGGTCGCGCGAGCGGTGGGTGCGCGTGGGCGAGTACGACGTGCGCTACCGCGAGGCGGGCGAGGGGCCGCCGGTCGTGCTCGTCCACGGCCTGGGATTGTCGGCGGATTTCTGGTGGAAGAACGGGCCGCCGCTGGCCGTCGAGGGCTTCCGCGTGCTCGCGCCGGACCTCCCGGGCTTCGGGAAGACGGAGGGCCCCGCGTATCTCCCCGTCGAGGCGCAGGCGGCGTGGACGGCGCGCTTCGCGGACGCGCTCGCGCTGGGGCCGGCGGCGTACGTGGGCCACTCGGTGAGCGCGCAGGCCATGCTGCAGCTGGCCGCGGACGAGCCGGAGCGCGTGGCCGCCCTGGTGCTGGCCGCGCCGACGGGGGACCCGGCGCCGCTGCGGCGGACGCGGCAGGCGCTGGGGTTCGTCACCGACGCGGTGTTCGAGCCCGTGGGCCTGGTTCCCGCCGTGGGCGAGCCGTACTTCCGCGCCGGCATCCCGCGCTGGCTGCGGACGTGGGCCTCGGCGGGCGGCCACGACACCCTGGGCGCGGCGCGGCGGGCGAAGGCGCCGGGGATCGTCATCCTCGGCAAGCACGATCCCGTCGTGCGGCGCGGCTTCGCGCGGGAACTGGCCGAGGCGCTCCCCGGCGGGCGATGCATCGAGCTGGAGCGCGGCGCGCACGCCGTGGTCTTCGACGCGCCCGAGGACTTCAACCGCGAAGTCGTCGCCTTCCTGCGCGAGGTCCTGGCGTCGCGGTAG
- a CDS encoding alpha/beta hydrolase, with protein sequence MQPRRPPAAPARPRRLSGPAWWVAPGYRAGWRDVGAYRIHCVEAGAGAETVVLLHGLSGSARWWQRNIPALAVARRVAVPDVIGFGRSRLRGPLPDVPALAAVLAEWIASISADPVHLVGHSMGGHLAIHVAARYPERVRRLVLVDAAGVPRARTPRNLLRLAFEAGPPRRWGDPRFLPVIWRDALVAGPVTVLRGLRHILRDDVRPLLPRISAPTLILWGEKDGLVPLEAARELRAGIAGSRLLVIPNAYHNVMVDRPDEFNAALLSFLDGGEVGE encoded by the coding sequence ACCGCGCCGCCCGCCCGCCGCTCCCGCGCGTCCGCGCCGCCTCTCCGGCCCCGCCTGGTGGGTGGCGCCCGGCTACCGCGCCGGATGGCGCGACGTGGGCGCCTACCGCATCCACTGCGTGGAGGCCGGCGCCGGGGCCGAGACCGTGGTGCTGCTGCACGGGCTCAGCGGGTCGGCGCGGTGGTGGCAACGCAACATCCCCGCCCTGGCGGTAGCACGGCGGGTGGCCGTCCCCGACGTCATCGGCTTCGGGCGCAGCCGCCTGCGCGGGCCGCTTCCCGACGTTCCCGCGCTGGCCGCCGTGCTGGCGGAGTGGATCGCCTCCATCTCGGCCGATCCCGTCCACCTGGTCGGCCACTCGATGGGCGGGCACCTGGCCATCCACGTGGCGGCGCGGTATCCCGAGCGGGTCCGCCGGCTGGTGCTGGTGGACGCGGCGGGGGTCCCGCGGGCGCGGACGCCGCGCAACCTGCTGCGGCTGGCCTTCGAGGCCGGGCCGCCGCGCCGCTGGGGCGATCCGCGCTTCCTTCCCGTCATCTGGAGAGACGCGCTGGTGGCCGGTCCTGTTACGGTGCTCCGCGGGCTGCGCCACATCCTGCGCGACGACGTGCGGCCGCTGCTGCCGCGCATCTCCGCGCCCACGCTGATCCTGTGGGGCGAGAAGGATGGCCTGGTGCCGCTCGAGGCCGCCCGCGAGCTGCGCGCCGGGATCGCCGGCTCGCGCCTTCTCGTCATCCCCAACGCCTACCACAACGTGATGGTCGACCGCCCGGACGAATTCAACGCCGCCCTGCTGAGTTTCCTCGACGGCGGCGAGGTGGGCGAATGA
- a CDS encoding DUF5996 family protein gives MTIAESRAAAAWPALELDAWEPTRDTLHLWTQVVGKVRMALSPWVNHWWHVPLYVSARGLTTSAIPYGAGAFQIDFDFIAPQLVISCSDGQSRTMRLEPMTVADFHAGVMARLRELGIGVRIWPVPVELPDPIPFPDDTVHAAYDPEYAHRFWRVLAQSTRVMTEFRGAFLGKCSPVHFFWGSFDLAVTRFSGRTAPPHPGAPNVADAVTREAYSHEVSSAGFWPGGGPMREAIFYAYAYPGPDGFAGYPVRPAAASWSPDFGEFILPYDAVRTAADPDATLHAFLESTYEAAAELAKWDRKALERG, from the coding sequence ATGACGATCGCCGAATCGCGCGCCGCGGCCGCGTGGCCCGCGCTGGAGCTGGACGCGTGGGAGCCCACGCGCGACACGCTGCACCTGTGGACGCAGGTCGTGGGCAAGGTGCGGATGGCGCTGTCGCCGTGGGTGAACCACTGGTGGCATGTGCCGCTGTACGTCTCCGCGCGCGGGCTGACGACGTCGGCCATTCCATACGGCGCGGGTGCGTTCCAGATCGACTTCGACTTCATCGCTCCCCAGCTCGTCATCTCCTGCAGCGACGGGCAGAGCCGCACGATGCGGCTGGAGCCGATGACGGTGGCGGACTTCCACGCGGGGGTGATGGCGCGCCTGCGCGAGCTGGGGATCGGGGTGCGCATCTGGCCGGTGCCGGTGGAGCTCCCCGATCCCATCCCCTTCCCGGACGACACCGTGCACGCCGCGTACGATCCGGAGTACGCGCACCGGTTCTGGCGGGTGCTGGCGCAGAGCACGCGGGTGATGACGGAGTTCCGCGGCGCCTTCCTGGGCAAGTGCAGCCCCGTGCACTTCTTCTGGGGAAGCTTCGACCTGGCGGTCACGCGCTTCAGCGGCCGCACCGCGCCGCCGCACCCCGGCGCGCCGAACGTGGCCGACGCGGTCACGCGCGAGGCGTACTCGCACGAGGTGAGCAGCGCGGGGTTCTGGCCCGGCGGCGGGCCGATGCGCGAGGCCATCTTCTACGCCTACGCCTACCCCGGCCCCGACGGGTTCGCCGGCTACCCGGTGCGCCCCGCCGCCGCCTCGTGGTCCCCCGACTTCGGCGAGTTCATCCTCCCCTACGATGCCGTCCGCACCGCCGCGGACCCCGACGCCACCCTCCACGCCTTCCTGGAATCGACGTACGAGGCGGCGGCGGAGC